GCGCGTCTGACGGCACCAGCACGATCACCGGCACATTGTCGTCGATCAGGGCGATGGGGCCGTGCTTCAGTTCGCCGGCAGCATAACCCTCGGCATGGATGTAGCTGATTTCCTTCAGCTTCAGCGCGCCTTCCAGGGCCAGCGGATACATGGCGCCGCGGCCGAGATACAGCACGTCGCGGGCTTCCGACACCTCCTGCGCCAGTTCCTTCAGCCGCTCGTCATGGGCCAGGACATCGGCGGCACGGGCCGGGACCTCGCGCAGGGCGTGGGCGATCTGCTGCATCCGCTCCTGGTCGATGGCGCCGCGGGCGCGGCCGACGGTGACGGCAAGGCAGGCCAGCGTGGTCAGCTGGGTGGTGAAGGCCTTGGTCGAGGCGACGCCGATCTCCGGCCCCGCCATGGTGTAGAGCACCGCGTCGGATTCCCGCGCGATGGTGCTTTCCGGCGCATTCACGATCGACAGGATTTTCTGGCCCTGACGCTTGCAGTAACGCAGCGCCTCCAGCGTATCCAGCGTCTCGCCCGACTGCGAGATGAACAGCGCGATGCCGCCCGGCGGCAGCGGCGCCTCGCGGTAACGGAACTCCGAGGCGATGTCGACTTCGACCGGGATGCGGGCCAGCGTCTCGAACCAGTATTTGGCGACGAAACCGGCGTAATAGGCGGTGCCGCAGGCGACGATGGTCAGCTTTGACGCGCCGGCCAGATCGAAGGGGAAGTCCGGCAGAGTGAAAGTGCCGGTTTCCGGGTTGATGTAGGCGTTCAGCGTGTCGCCGATGACCTGCGGCTGCTCGTAGATTTCCTTGAGCATGTAATGGCGGTAGCCGTCCTTGCCGATCAGGGCGCCGGACACCGCGGTGGTCTTCACCGGACGGTCGACCACCGCGTCGCTGGCGTCATGGACGATGGTGGCGGCGCGGCTGACCTCGACCCAGTCGCCATCCTCCAGATAACAGATGCGGTTGGTCAGCGGCGCCAGGGCGAACGCGTCGGAGGCCAGATACATCTCGCCGTCGCCATAGCCGACGGCCAGCGGCGTGCCGTGGCGGGCGCCGATCATCAGCTCATGCTCGCCGGCGAAGATCAGCACCAGGGCGAAGGCGCCGGTGAAGCGCTTGAAGGCGGCGGCCGACGCCTGGACCGGCGTCATGCCCTGCTGGTCCAGGTAATAGGTGACGAGGTGGACGATCACCTCGGTGTCGGTGGCGCTTTCGAAGACATAGCCGTGGCCGGTCAGCTCGTCCTTCAGCTCCTGGTAATTCTCGATGATGCCGTTGTGAACGACGGCGACGCGCTTGGTCGCGTGCGGATGGGCGTTGTTCTCGGTCGGGCCGCCATGGGTGGCCCAGCGGGTGTGGCCGATGCCGACCGTACCGGACAGCGGCTGGTCGCGCAGCTTCATGTCCAGGTTGCTCAGCTTGCCCTCTGCGCGGCGGCGCTCGATATGGCCGTTCACCAGGGTGGCGACGCCCGCGCTGTCATAGCCGCGGTATTCGAGCCGGCGCAGGCCTTCCACCAGCCGGGGGGACGCGTCGTGGATGCCGTTGATGCCGATGATGCCGCACATGGACCTGATGCTCCTGAAAAGATGCCGACCGGAGAGAAGACCCGAACCGACCTTAAGCCTTTTTCGCTTTCTCGTTTTGCTTCCGTTCGCGGAAACGCTGTGCCCAGCCGGCGTAAGCCTTCTGGCTGCCGCGGGCAACGACCAGGGCGTCGGCCTCCACCGCCATCGTCACCACGCTGCCGGCACCGACGATGGCGCCGTCGCCGATGACCACCGGGGCGACCAGCGCGCTGTTGGAGCCGATGAAGGCCCCGGCGCCGATCTCCGTCCGGCTCTTGGAGAAGCCGTCATAGTTGCAGGTGATGGTGCCGGCGCCGATGTTGGCCTTGGCCCCGACGCGGGCGTCGCCGATATAGGTCAGGTGGTTGGCCTTGGCGCCGGCCTCGATCACCGCGTTCTTCACCTCGACGAAATTGCCGATGTGGACGTCCGGGCCGATCTCCGCACCCGGACGCAGCCGGGCGTAGGGGCCGATGACGGCGCCGCTGTCGATGCGCACGCCCTCCAGATGGCAGTAGGGCTTGATCTCCACCCGGTCGCCCACCGTCACCCCGGCGCCGAAGAAGCAGCCGGGACCGACCACCACATCGCGGCCGAGCCTGGTGTCGACGCTGAGGAAGGTGCTGTCGGGGTCGATCAGGGTGGCGCCGTTGTCCATCGCGGCCTTGCGCAGGCGGCGCTGCAGCAGCTTTTCCACCTCCGCCAGTTCGGCGCGGGAATTGACGCCGACCACCTCGGCCGGGGCGGCCTCCACCACGGCGCAGGCCATGCCGGCGCGCCGCGCGATCTGGACGACGTCGGTCAGGTAGTATTCGGACTTGGCGTTGTCGTTGCCGACGCTGCCGATCAGGTCGAACATGCGCGCACCGTCGAACGCCATCAGGCCGGCGTTGCACAGGGTGACGGCGCGCTCCTGCTCGCTGGCGTCGAGATATTCGACGATCTTCTCCAGCCCGCCGCGGGCGTTCAGGATCAGGCGGCCATAGGCGCCGGGATCGTCGGGGCGCATGCCCAGCACCACCACCGCCGGGTCGGCCGCCTGCCGGCGCGCCTGCACCAGCGCACGCAGCGTATCGGGCGTGACCAGCGGCGTGTCGCCATACAGGACGATCACGTCGCCGGTGAACCCCTCCAGCAGGCCGAAGGCTGCACGCACGGCGTCGGCGGTGCCGCGCTGCTCGTGCTGGACGGCGGTGGGGTAGGGGGCGACGGCGGCGGCGACGCTGTCCATGCCGGGGCCGACCACGACCACGACATGATCGGGGTCGAGCGCCTTCACCGCGGCCAGCACATGTCCGACCATCGGCCGGCCGGCCACCCGGTGCAGAACCTTGGGCAGATCGGATTTCATGCGCGTGCCCTTGCCGGCGGCGAGGATCACGCAGGCGAGCGGACGTTGGGCCATGGTGGTGTTCCTGGTCGGACCTTGGGTGTGGACGGGACAGGGTGGAAGGAAATCGATCGATGAAAACGTCGTACTTGAGCGGCGAAAGGTTAAGACATCACTGATCCTGCGGGCGACGCATCTTCCGGAGTGCGCACTGCGCCATCGGCAATTCCGAGAGTGGTGTGCCACAGCGCGCGAAGGAAGCCCAAGTCAACTTTTGTTTCAATCTGCAATAAACGAATGTTTCCAACGGGTTACCTGCCCAATTTTCCTACGTTTTCCGTCGGTAATTTTCCAGCTTCGCGATGGCGGCGTTCGCCCTTTGTCTCTGGTCCGCCTGACGTGTGTAAATTTCGAGGTTTTTCAGCGACATATGCCCGGTGATGGCCGCGATCTCCAGAGCCGAACAGCCGGCCTCCGCCAGCAGCGAGGCAGAGGCTTTCCGCAGTCCATGGAACACGTAACCCTTCAGCTCCCGATGAGCTTTGATTGCCAGACGTACGGCATTGGAAAATCCTATTCTGTTCCAGGGCTGTTCGGAAGCGGGGTTAACCAGTATTGTCACGGAGGTAGCGTTTCTCTTCCACTCCGTCAACTCAACCTTTAGGTCCGCGTGGCACGGTACCCACAGCCGGGTACCGGTCTTTTTCTGGGTAACCTGGATCGCGGAGCCGT
The sequence above is drawn from the Azospirillum lipoferum 4B genome and encodes:
- the glmS gene encoding glutamine--fructose-6-phosphate transaminase (isomerizing), which produces MCGIIGINGIHDASPRLVEGLRRLEYRGYDSAGVATLVNGHIERRRAEGKLSNLDMKLRDQPLSGTVGIGHTRWATHGGPTENNAHPHATKRVAVVHNGIIENYQELKDELTGHGYVFESATDTEVIVHLVTYYLDQQGMTPVQASAAAFKRFTGAFALVLIFAGEHELMIGARHGTPLAVGYGDGEMYLASDAFALAPLTNRICYLEDGDWVEVSRAATIVHDASDAVVDRPVKTTAVSGALIGKDGYRHYMLKEIYEQPQVIGDTLNAYINPETGTFTLPDFPFDLAGASKLTIVACGTAYYAGFVAKYWFETLARIPVEVDIASEFRYREAPLPPGGIALFISQSGETLDTLEALRYCKRQGQKILSIVNAPESTIARESDAVLYTMAGPEIGVASTKAFTTQLTTLACLAVTVGRARGAIDQERMQQIAHALREVPARAADVLAHDERLKELAQEVSEARDVLYLGRGAMYPLALEGALKLKEISYIHAEGYAAGELKHGPIALIDDNVPVIVLVPSDALFEKVVSNVQEVCARSGKVLLLADRKGIDKLKDKVRWSVELPACDPLVAPLLYAIPVQLLAYHTAVLKGTDVDQPRNLAKSVTVE
- the glmU gene encoding bifunctional UDP-N-acetylglucosamine diphosphorylase/glucosamine-1-phosphate N-acetyltransferase GlmU, which encodes MAQRPLACVILAAGKGTRMKSDLPKVLHRVAGRPMVGHVLAAVKALDPDHVVVVVGPGMDSVAAAVAPYPTAVQHEQRGTADAVRAAFGLLEGFTGDVIVLYGDTPLVTPDTLRALVQARRQAADPAVVVLGMRPDDPGAYGRLILNARGGLEKIVEYLDASEQERAVTLCNAGLMAFDGARMFDLIGSVGNDNAKSEYYLTDVVQIARRAGMACAVVEAAPAEVVGVNSRAELAEVEKLLQRRLRKAAMDNGATLIDPDSTFLSVDTRLGRDVVVGPGCFFGAGVTVGDRVEIKPYCHLEGVRIDSGAVIGPYARLRPGAEIGPDVHIGNFVEVKNAVIEAGAKANHLTYIGDARVGAKANIGAGTITCNYDGFSKSRTEIGAGAFIGSNSALVAPVVIGDGAIVGAGSVVTMAVEADALVVARGSQKAYAGWAQRFRERKQNEKAKKA